The following is a genomic window from Gadus morhua chromosome 23, gadMor3.0, whole genome shotgun sequence.
AACATCATCCCACCCCACTTCATTTTCCCCCGGAAAAGGTTTTTGCCCCATTTTGTGCTGGGTGGTCCTGAGGGGTGCCTTGGCACAGCCAATGGGAGTGGGTGGATGCAGGAGGAGGATTTCTTGACTTACCTCAGGCACTTTGTGCATCATACAAGGGCGTCGGCGGAGAAAAaagtcctcctcctgctggacAATCATTCCTCCCACATTTCAACGGCCGCAATCAACTACTGCAGAGAGAATGGGGTGGTCATGCTGTCCTTTCCACCCCATTGCACACACCACCTGCAACCCCTTGATAAGGCAGTGTATGGGCCATTGAAGAGGCTGCTTGCAAGTGAGATGGACCAGTGGCACCGTCACCACCCCGGCAAAACTGTGACAATCTACGACATGCCATCGCTGCTGAACACCATCCTGCTGGAGGCGGCATCCCCAAGAAACATCTTGAAGGGGTTCAGCAGCACGGGGATTTGGCCGCTGAACAAAGACATTTTCCCAGCTGATGTCTTCCTCCCAGCCTCGGTGACAGACAGACCCCCTCCAGTCATCCCTGGGCCATCCCATGacgacccctctctctctctccctgggccATCCAACACTGACCCCTCTGTGATGTGCAGcgcggatctctctctctccatcgccggCCCATCCAACgccgacccctctctctccctcgccggCCCATCCAACgccgacccctctctctctctcgccggcCCATCCAACgccgacccctctctctccctcgccggCCCATCCAACGCCGACCCCCCTGTGATGCGCCGCGCcgacccctctctttctctcgccaaGCCATCCgccgacctctctctctctctctcgccggcCCATCCAAtgcggatctctctctctccctccctgggcCTGCTGCCGATGTGTCATCACAGCTTCTTGACGGCTCCCTCACCCTTGTGTTCCCAGAATTCCCAGACTTGGAGTTGGTGACCATTCTTTTGGGGGAACCTGAAGAAGTTGTCGTCACTACTGAGGTAAGGAAAACTCATACCacatttaataattgatttcaCATTATGATTTTGAAAATGCAATGCTCAGTTTTGATGTGtttgcaataaaaaaatgtttgtgcttttgtcaaTCTTCACTAGGAAAATTAATTTTCACCCGAGAATGTCATGCCCTTTCCACCTGCTGGCCCGAGGAAagcgagcagcagcaggaggaagaggaacacaGAGATCCTCACAGACACTCCAGTAAAGGAGGCtatggaggagaagaaggctGCACCAAAAAAGGTGAAGCGCAACCAACATGAAGGAGATAAAAAATTTGAGGGAAGGTGGGGAAACAAAAAACATATGAGGATACTCAATGCCTTGTGTGCTCGGAATGGTTTTCTGATTCAAGACCAGGAGAGGATTGGACGGCCTGCTCTGTTTGCTGTATGTGGTCCCACACTGCGTGTACCCCTGGTGGTGCTAGTAGTTCCATGTACACATGCCACCATTGTGAGTAGGGCTAACATGTATGTAtctttggaaaaaaaattaCG
Proteins encoded in this region:
- the LOC115537320 gene encoding tigger transposable element-derived protein 6-like, which codes for MPRSRVRSTNRGVPPEDLERASRSIESGLSYRKVAEIFGIPLSTLGRYMRKKGTMAAQGVTGRPSVGYRECNAVFTVQQEQSLVAYVKKAAAMYYGLPPKEVRKLAFEVAKTYNIKIPDKWNEKSMASASWFTNFMKRHHKLSIRRPQATSLYRQSSFNETNVNKFFTKLTSVYSKYQFQPQDVWNMDETGLMTVQKPGHLVATRGERRVGSITSAERGTLVTMALACNAMGNIIPPHFIFPRKRFLPHFVLGGPEGCLGTANGSGWMQEEDFLTYLRHFVHHTRASAEKKVLLLLDNHSSHISTAAINYCRENGVVMLSFPPHCTHHLQPLDKAVYGPLKRLLASEMDQWHRHHPGKTVTIYDMPSLLNTILLEAASPRNILKGFSSTGIWPLNKDIFPADVFLPASVTDRPPPVIPGPSHDDPSLSLPGPSNTDPSVMCSADLSLSIAGPSNADPSLSLAGPSNADPSLSLAGPSNADPSLSLAGPSNADPPVMRRADPSLSLAKPSADLSLSLSPAHPMRISLSPSLGLLPMCHHSFLTAPSPLCSQNSQTWSW